A window of the Pararge aegeria chromosome 2, ilParAegt1.1, whole genome shotgun sequence genome harbors these coding sequences:
- the LOC120628207 gene encoding neuroligin-like protein glit-1, whose protein sequence is MFTKVLLTLFICANVKSQSNKDLYNGQYSSDYYNTKTQDRPRDSRLPKPGDSDYRTYVYNNRRYGTDPSRYNPYNPNINQPGGFPYNPIITNPLDDQFKYNTNRDSNNPDALFPGVLGGWREDLQGRERRDSRQLKRDIFVNTNFGQVQGFKVYLYDNPDPTSGYRPWLSQVERIQGEVSVFLGIPYARPPVLEGRFKPPRQHPGWQLMQAVDWGPACPQPVRFTGATKGIRDMDEDCLYLNIFSPNTEAGATAQKYPVMVYIHGGQYASGASNLFPAHTLSAFYDVVVVSFNYRLGALGFLSTGDENSPGNYGILDQAMALRWIRDNIVRFNGDPGSVTLFGPGAGAASAGLLAVAPQTRDIVTSIIAQSGSALADWAIIEDKYRVQNTSLVFGRLLGCPIDSSWKLVNCLRQGRSFYELGNAEFEPNVGFIPWGPVLENNFTFPGDEWYEGWRERDWHFLSTMPEELIARRQFNPALRYMTGVTTQEAAYVLYMNNTLAPDFMIDERWFDMKVQEFVLRYNYTLNPRGVYEAIRYMYTYHPEPHNVTAIRDQYINFLSDFLYRAPTDKIVKLLLEQNVPVYMYVLNTTVEAFNWPQWRQYAHDTEHFFLTGAPFMDQEFFPRRHRIERQAWTPNDRNMSHFFMKSYADFARFGNPTRSRILGLHFEMAQAGQLRYLNLNTTFNSSILLNYRQTELAFWTVYLPTVIGRLLPTYRPITEFWWEPQQPLQIAFWSVSSACILLIVLLVVLCMLWRNAKRDNERYYNGDIFIVPELEESGIDNATRSRDNIYEYRDVPVKRPHTPQTLTRTISQPQTLQSSRAPSEASTESAISLKESVVSKTPDPRVPAPMPRTRSRTQMVHGVPQTTV, encoded by the exons ATGTTCACAAAAGTGTTATTGACGTTGTTTATATGTGCAAATGTGAAATCTCAGTCCAACAAAGATCTGTACAATGGGCAATACAGTAGTGATTACTACAATACAAAAACACAGGACAGGCCTCGCGATTCCAGGCTTCCTAAACCTGGTGACAGTGACTACAGAACTTATGTGTACAATAACAGGAGATATGGAACTGACCCATCGAGATATAACCCATACAATCCTAATATAAATCAACCTGGTGGATTCCCATACAATCCAATTATCACTAACCCTTTGGATGATCAGTTTAAATACAATACT AATAGGGATTCAAACAATCCTGATGCTCTATTCCCTGGAGTGCTAGGAGGTTGGAGGGAGGACCTACAGGGACGTGAGAGAAGAGATTCTCGGCAGCTGAAGAGGGACATTTTTGTCAACACTAACTTTGGACAAGTGCAAGGGTTcaag GTATATTTATATGACAATCCAGACCCCACATCTGGGTACAGACCGTGGCTGTCACAAGTAGAGAGGATACAAGGAGAAGTGTCTGTGTTCTTGGGAATACCGTATGCAAGACCACCGGTTCTTGAAGGAAGATTTAAG CCCCCTCGTCAACACCCTGGCTGGCAGTTAATGCAGGCAGTGGACTGGGGCCCTGCATGCCCCCAGCCAGTTCGCTTTACTGGTGCCACAAAGGGCATCCGCGATATGGATGAGGACTGCCTTTACTTGAACATTTTCTCACCCAAC ACCGAAGCCGGCGCCACAGCGCAAAAGTACCCCGTAATGGTGTACATACACGGTGGGCAGTACGCCTCGGGAGCATCTAACCTCTTTCCTGCACACACTCTCTCTGCCTTCTACGATGTTGTTGTCGTCTCTTTCAATTACAGGCTTGGCGCTTTGG GTTTCCTCTCCACGGGCGACGAGAACTCCCCGGGCAACTACGGCATCCTGGACCAGGCGATGGCTCTCCGTTGGATCCGGGATAACATAGTGCGGTTCAACGGCGACCCGGGATCAGTCACACTGTTCGGCCCGGGAGCCGGCGCGGCGTCGGCTGGGCTACTAGCCGTTGCACCACAGACCAGAGACATCGTTACCAGTATTATTGCACAA AGTGGCTCAGCATTGGCCGATTGGGCGATTATAGAAGATAAATACAGAGTACAAAACACGTCTCTAGTATTTGGCAGGCTTCTAGGTTGTCCGATAGATTCGTCGTGGAAACTAGTCAATTGTTTGCGACAAGGGAGGAGTTTCTACGAACTCGGGAATGCTGAGTTTGAG ccaaACGTAGGCTTCATACCATGGGGTCCGGTACTAGAGAACAACTTTACGTTCCCCGGGGACGAATGGTATGAGGGTTGGCGGGAAAGGGACTGGCATTTCCTGTCTACCATGCCTGAAGAGCTGATAGCTCGGAGGCAGTTCAACCCTGCCCTTAGATACATGACCGGGGTCACAACGCAGGAGGCAGCTTATGTTTTAT ATATGAACAACACCCTTGCGCCAGACTTCATGATCGACGAGCGTTGGTTTGATATGAAAGTCCAGGAGTTCGTACTTAGATACAACTACACTTTGAATCCTCGCGGTGTGTACGAAGCCATACGCTACATGTATACGTACCATCCGGAACCGCACAATGTCACCGCTATACGAGACCAGTATATAAAT TTTCTATCTGACTTCCTCTACCGAGCGCCTACGGATAAAATAGTGAAACTCCTGCTGGAACAAAACGTCCCAGTGTACATGTACGTCCTCAACACGACCGTGGAAGCCTTCAACTGGCCGCAATGGCGTCAGTATGCGCACGACACTGAGCACTTCTTCCTCACCGGGGCGCCTTTCATGGACCAGGAGTTCTTCCCGCGCCGACACCGAATAGAACGACAAGCCTGGACCCCCAATGATCGGAATATGAGCCATTTCTTTATGAAGTCTTACGCTGACTTCGCGAGATTTGG AAATCCCACCCGTTCGCGTATCCTCGGCCTACACTTCGAGATGGCCCAGGCGGGTCAACTCCGCTATCTAAACCTCAATACGACGTTCAACTCCAGTATACTGCTCAACTACCGGCAGACCGAACTGGCCTTCTGGACGGTCTACCTGCCCACTGTCATCGGAAGACTGCTGCCTACATACCGACCTATCACTGAG ttCTGGTGGGAGCCCCAGCAACCTTTGCAGATTGCCTTTTGGTCTGTGTCCAGCGCCTGCATCCTTCTTATCGTTTTGCTGGTAGTCTTGTGTATGTTGTGGAGGAATGCTAAGAG AGATAACGAGCGCTACTACAACGGCGACATATTCATAGTGCCGGAGCTCGAAGAGAGCGGCATAGACAACGCGACCCGGTCCAGAGACAATATCTATGAGTATAGAGACGTGCCCGTGAAGAGGCCACATACGCCGCAAACTCTCACTAGAACC ATAAGCCAGCCCCAGACACTCCAATCATCGCGCGCGCCTTCCGAAGCGTCAACGGAATCGGCCATATCGCTCAAAGAGAGCGTGGTCTCCAAGACCCCAGACCCTCGCGTGCCCGCTCCCATGCCCCGCACGAGATCCAGGACACAAATGGTGCATGGGGTACCGCAAACCACAGTGTGA